Proteins encoded in a region of the Panicum hallii strain FIL2 chromosome 3, PHallii_v3.1, whole genome shotgun sequence genome:
- the LOC112885361 gene encoding uncharacterized protein LOC112885361, which yields MRDVAGRQWPNLAERVKGELWDFYRLQAGMDAQADVVAEYRCKKLVTDMFYEQRLQSIINYHAVVLGQKVTKAQARTMTLTEEQYLQMVPHWCAHFPECWQQIVAKWLSDDWNAVHQERREHRLTMAGVPHHQGNRNLTEYAQAWSAAHGGQQCNKFMAYALSHKGKATSSVSYNAEDGPEAYSNPSIYTRLNEYTSMAREVHGQEYDPTQEDLDAEIVMKVGGGKKHGRYWICDGAIDSSSTPTLSQIKARQTSSSAGIRPRPDSSTSQVQALQAQLQEERRERMELEARMRAEMEAEREADRQRMASMFAYIQSLGAATGLPPPPPFVTPPRPPTDPFSTSNQSAASNDPYISPNQTNQNN from the exons ATGCGGGATGTTGCCGGCAGACAGTGGCCCAACTTGGCTGAGCGAGTGAAGGGCGAGCTTTGG GATTTCTACAGACTACAGGCCGGGATGGACGCGCAGGCGGATGTGGTTGCCGAGTATCGCTGCAAAAAGCTCGTTACCGACATGTTCTACGAGCAGCGCCTCCAGTCAATCATCAACTACCACGCCGTCGTCCTTGGACAGAAGGTCACCAAGGCGCAAGCAAGAACTATGACgttgactgaggagcagtacttgcag ATGGTTCCTCATTGGTGTGCCCACTTTCCTGAGTGCTGGCAGCAGATAGTTGCTAAGTGGTTATCCGACGACTGGAACGCTGTGCACCAGGAGCGTCGTGAGCACCGTCTGACTATGGCCGGTGTGCCACACCACCAAGGCAACCGTAACCTGACCGAGTACGCCCAAGCATGG TCGGCGGCACATGGAGGGCAGCAGTGCAACAAATTCATGGCGTATGCTCTATCCCACAAGGGTAAAGCGACATCCAGCGTCAGCTACaacgcggaggacgggcccgaggcgTACAGCAACCCGAGCATCTATACTCGCCTCAAtgagtacacatcgatggcGAGGGAGGTGCACGGCCAAGAGTACGATCCGACCCAGGAGGATCTTGACGCTGAAATTGTCATGAAGGTCggaggaggaaagaagcatgGACGGTACTGGATTTGCGACGGCGCGATCGACTCCTCTTCTACTCCGACTCTATCTCAGATAAAAGCACGGCAAACGAGCTCGAGCGCAGGCATCCGACCTCGTCCGGACAGTTCGACGAGCCAAGTCCAGGCACTCCAG GCTCAGCTgcaagaagagaggagagaacgTATGGAGTTGGAGGCAAGGATGAGGGCGGAGATGGAGGCCGAGCGGGAGGCTGACCGACAGAGGATGGCGAGCATGTTCGCGTACATTCAGAGTCTTGGCGCAGCGACGGGTCTACCTCCGCCACCTCCCTTCGTCACCCCACCTAGACCACCCACCGATCCGTTTTCTACTTCA AATCAGTCGGCGGCCTCCAATGATCCGTATATTTCTCCAAATCAGACCAACCAGAACAACTAG